The Actinotalea sp. JY-7876 sequence CTCGTCGACGTCGGCCAGGACGGGCGCAGCGGCGGCGGTCACCTGCTCGAGACGGGCCGTGAGCCGGCGCGCCGCCTCGTGCTCGGCCGCCGCGCGCGGCAGGTCGAGCACCTCCGCGAGGTACCAGAGCATCTCGTGCAGGCCGCGCACGACGCCGAAGGCCGCGAACATCGCGGCCGCGACCGCGGGGTCGTCCCGCCAGGTCCGGCCGCCGAAGGTGACCTGCGTGACCCGCTGGCCGGCGCCGAGGCAGTCGTACACCGTGCACCCGGCGAACCCGGCGGGGCGCAGGCGCGCGTGGATGGTGCAGCGGTGGTCGACGGCGAGGTGTCGGCACGGCTCCCCCGCCTCCTTGTCGATCGCGAAATCCGCGGACCGCGAGAAGGCGAGGGCCACGCAGCACAGGCCGACGCACCGCGCGCAGTCGGCACGCAGGTGCGCCCGCGCTGCGCCGGGGTCGGCGTCAGCCGTCACGCCACCGCCGGTCGTCCTCGTCCCACGCGTCGGTGCGGGCGCGGGCCTTCGTCAGCGCCTGCTGGGCCGCCTCGCGCGTCGGGTACGGGCCCATCCGCTCGGTCCACGGGCTCACGCGCCCCTCCTCGATCTCCCCCGTCCCGGGGTTGAACCAGAACTCCGTGCCGTCGCCCATGACCGCTCCCTCCGGCTCGCGGCGCGACCTCCGCGCCTGCTCCGTAGACTGCCAGGCATGTCGATCTCGCACGCGCCCGGCGGCACCCTGGTCCCCGGGACCCTGAGCCCGGTGCGGAGCGTCCCGGCCCACATCGAGCGGCCGGAGTACGTCGGCAAGGACCGCGAGCTGCCCTTCACCGGCTCGGAGGTCAAGGACGCGGAGACGATCGAGCGGATCCGCGTGGCGTCCCGCCTCGCGGCGCAGGCTCTCGAGGAGGTCGGGCGGCACGTCGCGCCGGGCGTCACGACGGACGAGCTGGACCGCATCGGCCACGAGTTCCTGTGCGACCACGACGCCTACCCGTCCACGCTGCTGTACCAGCCGCGACCGAGCCAGGTCCCGTTCCTCAAGTCGCTGTGCACCTCGGTCAACGAGGTCGTGTGCCACGGCGTGCCGGACTCCACGGTCCTGCGGGACGGGGACATCGTCAACGTCGACATCACGGCCTACAAGAACGGCGTCCACGGCGACACCGACGCGACGTTCCTGGTGGGCGACGTGGACGAGGAGTCGCGGCTCCTGGTCGAGCGCACGCACGAGGCGATGATGCGTGGCATCAAGGCCGTCGCGCCGGGCCGCGAGATCAACGTCATCGGCCGCGTGATCGAGAAGTACGCGCAGCGCTTCGGGTACGGCGTGGTCCGGGACTTCACCGGGCACGGCGTCGGCGAGGCGTTCCACTCGGGGCTCGTCGTGCCCCACTACGACGCCGCGCCCCGGTACGCCACGGTGATCGAGCCGGGGATGGTGTTCACCGTCGAGCCCATGCTCAACCTGGGGACACCGGAGTGGGAGATGTGGGACGACGGCTGGACCGTCGTGACGCGCGACCGCAGGCGCAGCGCGCAGTTCGAGCACACCCTCGTGGTGACCGAGACCGGAGCGGAGATCCTGACCCTGCCATGACCACGACCCCCGAGCTCGACCCCGGCACCGCCGGACCGACCCTGGCCTTCGGCATCGACATCGGCGGCAGCGGCATCAAGGGCGCCCCCGTCGACCTCGTCGCGGGCACCTTCGCCGCGGACCGGGTCCGCATCCCCACACCCCAGCCCTCCACGCCCGCCGCCGTCGCGCGGACCGTCGGCGAGCTCTTCGACGCCTTCCACCTGCCGGCGGGCATGCCGATCGGCGTGACGTTCCCGGCGGTCATCCAGCACGGCGTGGCCCGCTCGGCCGCGAACGTCGACGAGTCGTGGATCGGGACGGACGTCACGGGCGTCATCGCCGAGGCCACGGGGCGCCGCGTGCTGGCGGTCAACGACGCCGACGCGGCCGGCTACGCGGAGACGCTCTACGGCGCCGCCCGGGACACGCCCGGCGTGGTGCTCGTCGTCACGCTGGGCACGGGCATCGGCTCGTGCCTCGTGGTCGACGGCACGCTCGTCCCGAACACGGAGCTGGGCCACCTCGAGATCGACGGGTACGACGCCGAGTCCCGCGCGGCGGACAGCGCGCGCGAGCGCGACGACCTCGACTGGGAGCGCTGGGCGGAGCGCCTCCAGCGCTACTTCCGGGTGGTCGAGGACCTGTTCTGGCCCGACCTGATCGTGGTCGGCGGCGGCGTGAGCAAGAAGCACCAGAACTTCCTGCCGCTGCTGGACCTGCGCACCCCGATCGTGCCGGCGCAGCTGCGCAACGCCGCGGGGATCGTCGGCGCGGCGGCGCTGGCGGCCCACGCCACCGCGTCCGACTGAGCCGGTGGACGACGCCGCGCCCGGCCGCGGTGCGCCCGGCGACGTCGCCCTCGTCGAGGTCGCCCCGAGTGTCCTGGTCGCGACGAGCCAGCCGTGGTCCACGACGACGACCGTCGTCCTCGGCGCGGACGGCCGCTGCCTCCTCGTCGACCCGGCGCTCACGCCGGCCGACCTCGCGGCCCTCGCCGCCACCCTGGCGCGCCGCGGGCTGAGCGTCGAGGCCGGGGCGTCGACGCACCCGCACTGGGACCACGTGCTCTGGTCGGCGGCGCTGGGAGCCGTTCCCCGGTGGGCCACCCGCGCCGCCGTCGAGCACGCCCGCGCGACGGCGGACGCGCTGGCGGCCGAGGCGGACGCGACGGCCCCCGGGCACGACCCGGCCCTGACGGGGCGCCTCGACCCCCTGCCCGGCGAGCGGGTGCCGTGGTCGGGCCCCGAGGTCGTCGTCGTGCCGCACGCGGCGCACTGCCCGGGCAGCGCGGCGTTCGTGGTGCCGGGCGCGGGCGTGCTCCTCGCGGGCGACCTGCTCTCGGAGACCGAGATCCCGCTGCTCGACACGGACGCCGTCGACCCGGTCGGGGACCACCTCGCCGCCCTGCGCACCCTCGAGGCCGCGGCGGCGCGCTGGTCCGTCCAGGCCCTGGTGCCGGGCCACGGGACGCCGACCGACGCGGCCGGGCTCGCCGCCCGGCTCGCCGCGGACCGCGCCTACCTGGGCGCGCTGGGTGCCTTCCCGGAACGTCCAGGGGCGCGCGCCGCGGGGGCGGGCCTGCCCGCGGAGGACCCGCGGCTGGCGGACCCGGAGCAGCGCGGGCACCACGACCGCCAGGTCGCGGCGTTGCGCGAGCGGGGCTGAGGGCGCCTCCGGGGCTCAGGTGGCCGTGATGGTGCTCTCGTCGCCCGAGGCGTCGAACAGGCCCTGCAGGCCGAGCAGCTCCAGCACGTCCGTCACGAGCGACGGCGGGTTGCGCAGGGTCACCGGCAGGCCCTCCTCGCGTCCCACGCGCATGAACTGGATGAGGAACGCGATCCCCGTGGAGTCGATGAAGGTCACCTGCGCGGCGTCGAGGACGACGGGCAGATCCCGGGTGAGCGCCCTGCTCAGCGCGATGCTGGCCTGCTCGCGCAGCGCCTCGTCGATCTCGCCCCAGAGATGCGCCACCGTGGAGTCGTCGCGCTCGGCGACGGTGATCCCCCCGACGGCGTGCTGATCTGTGCCTGCCATGACCTACGGCCTCCTGCTGTCCCGGCGTCGCAGGCCGGGAGTCCTGGCCCCCGAGCTTCGTCGTGCGACGTCGGAAGGCTCCCCGAGGATACCGGCCGACGTCGGGAGCCGCCGGGGTGACGCGGTGACGTTCAGCGCCCGGGCAGGCGCGCGACGTCGCCGAAGAAGTGCCCGATCCGCCGGATCGCCGCCGTGAACGCGTCCCAGTCGACCGGCTTGGTGACGTAGGCGTTCGCGTGCGCCGTGTAGGCGCGCACCACGTCCTCCTCCGCGGACGACGTGGTCAGGACCACGACCGGGATGGACCCGAGCTCCGGGTCCGTCTTGACCGCCTCGAGGACCTCGCGGCCACCGATCTTGGGCAGGTTCAGGTCGAGCAGGATCACGTGCGGGCGACGGGCGGCGGCGTGGGCACCTTCGCGGCGCAGGTACGCCAGCGCCTCGGCGCCGTCGTTCACCACGTCCAGGTGACCGCCGAGACCGTGGTCCTCGAAGACCTCCTGGACCATCAGCACGTCGCCGGGGTCGTCCTCGACGAGCAGGACGTCCAGGGCGGCGATCTCGGTCATCATCACGCCCTGATGATCACACGCCCGGGGGCCCGTCGCTCCCCGGGCGCCGGACATCACCCGCTCGCCACACGTGCGGAGCCCCGGGCCCGAGCGCCGCCCGCTCAGCCCTGCGCCGGCACCGGCGCGCGGTCCAGGGGCGTCTCGAGCGTCGCCACGGCGCGTCGCCGCGCGCGTTCCTTGCGCCCGTGGACGCCGTGGTACAGGGCGGCCGAGAGGACGACGGTGCCCGCCAGCACCAGGTACATGTCGCCGTAGCCGATGGCGTCGAGCAGCACGCCCAGGAGGATCGGGCCGAGGCCCACGCCCAGGTCCACCATGAAGAAGTGCGTCGAGACGGCGACGCCGACGCGGCGCATGGGCACGCGGCCGACGGCGATGGCCTGCATCGCCGACATGAGCGTGCCGAAGCCCATCCCCAGGAACCCGCCGGCGACGACGAGCACGGCGTCGGAGGTGGCCAGGCCGAGCAGGACGAGCCCCACCGCGAACGCGGCGAGCGCCGTGTAGACCACGACGTTGTCCCCGCGCCGGTCCTGGACCCTGCCCGCGACGAGGCGCGTCCCGAACAGCACCACCGCGTAGACGAGGAAGAAGATGCTCGCGCCGGACTCGAGTCCCGCATCCTCCGCGTAGGAGTTGAGGAACGTCAGCACGCCGGCGAAGCTCACCGCGAGCACGAGCATGAAGCTCGCGACGGGCAGCACGTCGGGGTGGAGCATGTCGCGCGGGTGGAACCGCCGCAGCCGCGCGCGCTCGTCCGGCCCCGGCAGCACGTCGGGCGTCCGGAGCAGCAGCACCGAGAACACGATCCCGAGCACCGCGACCACGCCGTTGACGACGAACAGCACGTCGTACCCGGGGCCGTGCACCAGGAGCAGGCCGAGGAACGGGCCGATCGCCGTCGCCAGCGTGGTGCTCAGCGTGAAGTAGCCCGTGCCCTCCGCGCGGCGCGAGGCGGGGATCAGGGACTGGGCGAGGGACAGCGCGGCGGTGCTCGCGATGCCGAACGCGACGCCGTGCACCGCGCGGACCGCCAGCAGCACACCGAGGGAGTCGGCCGCGGCGTCGACCGGGAGGTAGGCGAACGAGGCGACGACGAAGACGACCATCGAGACGACGAGGATCCGGCGCCGGCCGACCAGGTCCGCGAGGTTGCCGGCGAAGAGGCGCGCGACCACCGCGCCGATGACGAACATGCTCGACGCCAGTCCCCCGGCGCTGTCCGTCGCGCTGAACCGCTCCACGGCGTACAGCGCCATCGTGGTCATGAGGAGGTAGAAGACGAACGCCAGGACGAGGTTCGCCAGCGAGGCGAGGACCAGGTCCCGGGTCCAGAGTCGTTCCGTGGTGCTGCTGCGGTCGGTCACACGTGTCCCATCGGTGCTGGTGGTGCAAGGGCTCCCCGCGGCCGCGGGCGACGGAGCTCCGCGGCGCGGGCCGGTGACGGGAGACCCTCATCGTGGCACCAGATCGGCGCCTGGCCCGCGGCTATGGCGTTCGTCACGTCGGCGGGGTGGGCGCGTGCTCTCACCGCTCGGCGCCGGGCGAGGTGGATGAGTCGGCCGGTACGCCGGGTTCTGTCCCCGCACCCGGTTACCCCGGTGCGGGTGGCGGCCATCCCTCTACGACGTACGTTGCCGCACGCCTCCAGCGGCCTACCCGGGAGCTCGGGCGAGCAGCCCTCGAACGCTCCCTGTCTGGCCTTGCTCCCAGTGGGGTTTACCTAGCCGCACCGGTCACCCGGTGCGCTGGTGGTCTCTTACACCACCGTTTCACCCTTACCGCGCTGCCGGCCGAGGCCGGCGGCGAGGCGGTCTTCTCTCTGTGGCACTGTCCCGCGGGTCACCCCGGGTGGGCGTTACCCACCACCGTGCTCTGCGGAGCCCGGACGTTCCTCGGCACCGGGCGGACCCGGTGACGCGACCGCCTGGCCGACTCATCCGGGACCAGGCTACCGGGACGCCGCCCGGCGGCGTGACGTCCGTCATGACCGGGGCCCCGTGGCACGGGCGGGCCCGCGCGGCGCACTAGCCTGCTGCGGTGCTCGTGCTCCTCCCGCCGTCCGAGGGCAAGACGGCCCCCCGGCACGGCGCCCCCCTCGACCTCGCCGCCCTGAGCGGCGCGCACCGCCTCAGCGCGCACCGCCGCCGCGTCCTGACGGCCCTCGCCCGTGCGAGCCGGCGCACTGACGCCCTCGACGTGCTCGGGGTCGGCGCGTCGCTCGCACCGGAGGTCGCGCGGAACACGCGCCTGAAGACCGAGCCGACGGCGCCCGCGCACGACGTGTACACCGGCGTCCTCTTCGGTGCCGCCGGTCTCGCGGACCTGCCCGACGACGCCGCCCGCGCGCGCTCCCTGCGGTGCGTCCGGGTCGTCTCGGCGCTCTGGGGCGCGGTGACCCCCGCGGACCTCATCCCCGCCTACCGGCTGTCGATGGGCACCGACCTGCCGGGCGTCGGCCCGCTCGCGCGCTCATGGCGCGAGCCGCTCGCCCGCGAGCTCGACCCGCTCGCGACGGACCGCCTGGT is a genomic window containing:
- a CDS encoding YaaA family protein; translated protein: MLVLLPPSEGKTAPRHGAPLDLAALSGAHRLSAHRRRVLTALARASRRTDALDVLGVGASLAPEVARNTRLKTEPTAPAHDVYTGVLFGAAGLADLPDDAARARSLRCVRVVSALWGAVTPADLIPAYRLSMGTDLPGVGPLARSWREPLARELDPLATDRLVVDCRSAAYAAAWAPSGGPGHVSVTVLREEAGRRTVVSHWAKHTRGLLTRHLVTRAGEDPTTPAELLEAAGEMVGTTLLDAELVPGRRAGTHELRLVVG
- a CDS encoding MBL fold metallo-hydrolase, whose translation is MDDAAPGRGAPGDVALVEVAPSVLVATSQPWSTTTTVVLGADGRCLLVDPALTPADLAALAATLARRGLSVEAGASTHPHWDHVLWSAALGAVPRWATRAAVEHARATADALAAEADATAPGHDPALTGRLDPLPGERVPWSGPEVVVVPHAAHCPGSAAFVVPGAGVLLAGDLLSETEIPLLDTDAVDPVGDHLAALRTLEAAAARWSVQALVPGHGTPTDAAGLAARLAADRAYLGALGAFPERPGARAAGAGLPAEDPRLADPEQRGHHDRQVAALRERG
- the map gene encoding type I methionyl aminopeptidase, with translation MSISHAPGGTLVPGTLSPVRSVPAHIERPEYVGKDRELPFTGSEVKDAETIERIRVASRLAAQALEEVGRHVAPGVTTDELDRIGHEFLCDHDAYPSTLLYQPRPSQVPFLKSLCTSVNEVVCHGVPDSTVLRDGDIVNVDITAYKNGVHGDTDATFLVGDVDEESRLLVERTHEAMMRGIKAVAPGREINVIGRVIEKYAQRFGYGVVRDFTGHGVGEAFHSGLVVPHYDAAPRYATVIEPGMVFTVEPMLNLGTPEWEMWDDGWTVVTRDRRRSAQFEHTLVVTETGAEILTLP
- a CDS encoding response regulator gives rise to the protein MMTEIAALDVLLVEDDPGDVLMVQEVFEDHGLGGHLDVVNDGAEALAYLRREGAHAAARRPHVILLDLNLPKIGGREVLEAVKTDPELGSIPVVVLTTSSAEEDVVRAYTAHANAYVTKPVDWDAFTAAIRRIGHFFGDVARLPGR
- a CDS encoding SPOR domain-containing protein, whose protein sequence is MGDGTEFWFNPGTGEIEEGRVSPWTERMGPYPTREAAQQALTKARARTDAWDEDDRRWRDG
- the ppgK gene encoding polyphosphate--glucose phosphotransferase translates to MTTTPELDPGTAGPTLAFGIDIGGSGIKGAPVDLVAGTFAADRVRIPTPQPSTPAAVARTVGELFDAFHLPAGMPIGVTFPAVIQHGVARSAANVDESWIGTDVTGVIAEATGRRVLAVNDADAAGYAETLYGAARDTPGVVLVVTLGTGIGSCLVVDGTLVPNTELGHLEIDGYDAESRAADSARERDDLDWERWAERLQRYFRVVEDLFWPDLIVVGGGVSKKHQNFLPLLDLRTPIVPAQLRNAAGIVGAAALAAHATASD
- a CDS encoding MFS transporter — encoded protein: MTDRSSTTERLWTRDLVLASLANLVLAFVFYLLMTTMALYAVERFSATDSAGGLASSMFVIGAVVARLFAGNLADLVGRRRILVVSMVVFVVASFAYLPVDAAADSLGVLLAVRAVHGVAFGIASTAALSLAQSLIPASRRAEGTGYFTLSTTLATAIGPFLGLLLVHGPGYDVLFVVNGVVAVLGIVFSVLLLRTPDVLPGPDERARLRRFHPRDMLHPDVLPVASFMLVLAVSFAGVLTFLNSYAEDAGLESGASIFFLVYAVVLFGTRLVAGRVQDRRGDNVVVYTALAAFAVGLVLLGLATSDAVLVVAGGFLGMGFGTLMSAMQAIAVGRVPMRRVGVAVSTHFFMVDLGVGLGPILLGVLLDAIGYGDMYLVLAGTVVLSAALYHGVHGRKERARRRAVATLETPLDRAPVPAQG
- a CDS encoding pentapeptide repeat-containing protein; the encoded protein is MTADADPGAARAHLRADCARCVGLCCVALAFSRSADFAIDKEAGEPCRHLAVDHRCTIHARLRPAGFAGCTVYDCLGAGQRVTQVTFGGRTWRDDPAVAAAMFAAFGVVRGLHEMLWYLAEVLDLPRAAAEHEAARRLTARLEQVTAAAAPVLADVDERALQAEVAPVLRRASTAVRGRRAPDLAGARLVGADRRGTDLRRVGLRGAVLVGADLRRADLREADLLGADLRGADLAGADLSTALFCTPMQLAAAGGDAATRLPSSVARPDHWQGGAPVPAAPADGPVRPAERGTA
- a CDS encoding STAS domain-containing protein; translation: MAGTDQHAVGGITVAERDDSTVAHLWGEIDEALREQASIALSRALTRDLPVVLDAAQVTFIDSTGIAFLIQFMRVGREEGLPVTLRNPPSLVTDVLELLGLQGLFDASGDESTITAT